In Actinomycetes bacterium, the DNA window GGTGTGGCCGCTGGCGTGGCGTTGGCGGGCCAGCCGGTCGGTGACCAACGCCTGCAGGGTCGGGGCGAGGGTGCTCATGGCCGGCCTGCCTGGGCTGCCAGGTGGGTGTCGAGGCGGTGCGCGGCCAGTGTGAGCAGCTCCGGCGCGGCCTGCAGGTACCAGGAGGTGTGGGTGGGGTCGGCGTGGCCCAGGTAGGTCGACAGCCTGGGCAGCAGCGCCTGCACGTCGGCGCCGCCGGCGTACCAGTCCAGCATGGTGGCCACCGCGAAGCTGTGGCGCAGGTCGTGGATCCTGGGCCGGCAGGACGCCGACCGGGCGGTGATGCCGGCCTGGCGGACCAGCCGGTGGACGGTGCGCCAGACGTTGTTGTAGCCGAGCCGGGTGCCCGCGGTGGAGATGAGCAACGCCGGGCTGGCCGGCGCCGGAAGCAGCCGGTCGCGCACGTGCAGGTAGTCCCGCAGCGCGGCCACGGTGCTGGGGTGCAGCGGGACCAGGCGGGACTTGCCGAACTTGCTGTCGCGCACCCGCAGCAGCCCGTCGTGGTCGGCGTCGAGGTCGTCGCGGTCGAGCCGGATCGCCTCGCCGACGCGCATCCCGGTGGCGGCCAGCAGGCCGATCAGGGTCCGGTAGGTCGCCGCGCCGAGCGGGCGGGGCAACATGGCGGCGGCATCGACGAGCGCGCCGATGTCGGCGGCGGAGTACAGGTAGGGGATTGCCCGGCGTGGCCCGCACCGCAGCAGCCCCGGTGGCGGGACCTCCACGCGCGGGTCGAGGGCGTGCAGGTGCACGGCGAACCCACGCACCGTCGACAGCCGGTGCGCCCACCAGCGCGGCGTGGCATCGGTCGGCGACATCGCCCAAGCCAGCGCGTCCTCGATGGTGGGCACCTCGGCGTCGTGGGCGTGCAGGTAGGCGACGAACTGGGCCAGCAGCCGCTCCGCCTGGTCGAGCTTGAACCCCAGCGCACGGCGGACGCGCAGATAGTCGGCCAGCGCCTGGCCGAGCGGGCTCACCGGGCACCTGCCGGCCAGGGACGAGCCAGCAGACGCAGCGCATCGATGTCGACCTTCGCGTAGATCGCGGTGGTGAGCGCGTGGCGATGCCGCAGCACCTGCCCGATCTCGCCGAGCGACCCGCCGCCGCGCAGCATGCGAGTCGCTGCGGTGTGGCGGAGCCGGTGAGCGTGGATCGGGCCGAGCCCGGCCCGCTGCCCAGCACGGGCCACCACCTGCGTCACCGCGCCGCGGGTCAACGCCTGCCGCGGCGCGCGGACCCGCACGAACAGCTCC includes these proteins:
- a CDS encoding tyrosine-type recombinase/integrase — translated: MSPLGQALADYLRVRRALGFKLDQAERLLAQFVAYLHAHDAEVPTIEDALAWAMSPTDATPRWWAHRLSTVRGFAVHLHALDPRVEVPPPGLLRCGPRRAIPYLYSAADIGALVDAAAMLPRPLGAATYRTLIGLLAATGMRVGEAIRLDRDDLDADHDGLLRVRDSKFGKSRLVPLHPSTVAALRDYLHVRDRLLPAPASPALLISTAGTRLGYNNVWRTVHRLVRQAGITARSASCRPRIHDLRHSFAVATMLDWYAGGADVQALLPRLSTYLGHADPTHTSWYLQAAPELLTLAAHRLDTHLAAQAGRP